The Bombus vancouverensis nearcticus chromosome 9, iyBomVanc1_principal, whole genome shotgun sequence genome includes a window with the following:
- the LOC117158891 gene encoding uncharacterized protein LOC117158891 isoform X2 has protein sequence MADDGIDNPAFANEDDCATDLKQDNDQHQVTLDQDHKTEDGPVENGHHRTQFVSQQYVEAGRTSPDSHYRTETKIELPDSNDKTVVEPKMNGVHGNGNNNDASFLNNSATSVQINDTGKKEQIEAVNLELVSMRPYAGNNLQTKGQEACEVPADPYEEYFVPVNEHRKYIRGEKLYVTKDKRSRSSYWRRMACWGCGLMVLLVAVIIAILAATGVILTQEASEPLENLQQTNSRQFGDVRTAGSQEYVKDPPSSPPPATSSFPPWPTTDETIYNTVPSALDGILKLDDFHWDNDFSNPKSRVYRQVSSEIEENLRNMLQQPPNNTTVIKVYDINRDGEVRFRISYPSRSMPEEMQQLIEQTLQKSGNIIGQYHLNSLRVNKLVDQCQSGNLQCSERCEYDYSKGLFVCSCGVGKVLDSDEKNCIDENDLSNVEMDDEIPESNTEVVHDYVQGRSRGPGTVFEPRRPDNWDHLDFTTESTHNRHASPQGNEHEFHVQPHDSSPGPEPTQMTTTEQNREFNGESDPINWMHDHSSHGHSTPDHSTHDQSNHDHSAHEHSEYDYSTHDHSAHDHSIHDQSEDDHSMREYSSEYPTEPKIEPESSSKPEPSVEPEPSAEPEPSAEPEPSAEPEPSAEPEPSAEPEPSAEPEPSAEPEPSAEPEPSAEPEPSAEPEPSAEPEPSAEPEPSAEPEPSAEPEPSAEPEPSAEPEPSAEPEPSAEPEPSAEPEPSAEPEPSAEPEPSAEPEPSAEPEPSAEPEPSAEPEPSAEPEPSAEPEPSTEPEPSAEPEPSAEPEPSAELKPNVEPEFPVEPEPSTEPEPSAEPEPSVQPESTSQPESPAEAEPSSQSGSPAEPKFSSESESSTEPMPSSQSESPAEAELPSQSEPPTKPEPAAEPESSSQPEPAAESEPSSQPEPSAEPEPSSQPELSAEPVLSSEPESPAVTESTSQTEPPTKPKSTTKLEVNNMESPNTETMANIEPESSAESKPSIEVESSLKHQSSAEAESSTEVTPIAEPNPTNDSESSTKSAVTEHPVLSSQPDFTARPEKLGTETAIEHESPISSSTEPEFPVDEKSHQNVPIIEHSTEIQNTMRPIESAEETPGKTESSTESATMNKMSVETITESTYTELPSMTKEAESPVEFSTTISMIEKEMVNTFTPNAPINIGSETTISMMPEVTTLPSNEKSVDEIASNDTPLPVIPLMPDTEEAVMSNHSEDHFESTVTTMDTTMVKDDNKDKITTMTSIKMDIEETAKVEHGTETNMSQDEATEATTMNISKEESEIMNSSSESNSVSLSSTQSSVSEEFTLKPETTPLVVDNKLENVTEINTIVENSTTEASNEVPKSILSGESSVVPESLMHETNETNIIEHMPTTVFPKLPKNFGHNVEPLLEPLKNNTGEEHIMLIPKTEYTAEIHDPHAIIPQLIPEQSVQSSNTSSSGVPEGSIVENKIQSSTEAIQTVLHRSTIHPEQNVVSSGDPLRYEDNLDHSTNHPLHPAMFPENAIEQTTEKFDPAYDKHVDDMSPFLPDIQKEKEVKKAPRLDKDEQDVPNPFEGHVEDVVTYKSTEQSMNDTNVKDSLNDVHVETHDVKIPEEQEKEKNSVKNVMTGNEVGRGFKSDGLDVVEINNTESGIQNGLHNYDINKPTEDEEYAINEKESREGSEEDEEALRVIPLEEQFKETETAVNNADKNKSGTTTESNVVTTIPTEENEKQSKDSMNNVTASEKPEENAVEDQYNDINDDTLSKGYQQDDSDIRGKVKDESDRLVTNDDEKSSKMTDIPYTNDNMNVTTNDTESVPDNHTEDAKLTTQIPVLPLEIQQEMSTTEKIESTTVTEENPRKDNNTEHENSVQVSMEDTTTVQVPTTHMMPLETKTTAQVPILPEELQTTESDVLLTTSTMKPDAEVKTSDLENVRSNNMEVEQTDSSKPNTDEMNNNSAEDLVTSGDEKVNVQNGTAVDLMTSAVEHVNNTSINNTLLEPNISVLDNTSEENVTTMNVEKNMQKNLTEDSTEVHKQTSESSSTTEDIRPVTEILEDDTEPIGFDYKIHFITTTPKTMLPNLDADELSEESLRVIPLEKSLEVKKKSVDKKVIDKYKHKKEKELNLEEDEGENISTEIPESATVFSTEIPQIFAEKEKAQEENHTATNTDIHVEENSAPVPQLKIIETTSGSNQINVQTSETSSNEKESLNDKTSITVPDSSKKYPSFIPVSEKIEEPEPVTEPFVVLRNFNFHRSGVDFTTENPVINGPSNEGHTAIEPGQVIEINGEPNQTGSQSSVFPSNQSSIVSTAQEANHVAKESIDTTVPPSTQTKLPDAVVESTSHIDVSFLNIPPSTVFSKCTTGQFQCVNGTSRDGAYCVKLSAKCDSENDCSDGSDELNCKEEGCPGNFQCASGQCLKRDLVCNKIVDCDDGSDEKNCEEWKCQFDEFRCPSGRCIPGIWQCDGRPDCEDHRDEYNCAESCGNDEYLCPTEKWCIPLTWHCNGIRECANGEDEKLCDCALDQFKCQTGGCVPENQVCDGIEHCPDHSDEWNCLMTNMTMEKKSSDGQGEDNIENSGVQEFGGSSLLKIRQYNDEYRLVCSDGWSEEFSNSYCRSLGFAGSESTELQTWDKIQKILRLKLNPNHRAPLVTNLEQVEFCISDKVVQISCQEFSCGSDYGEGPTARLVGGTPASEGQWSSVALLKEPKHGAACTASILGPMHVLASYSCIHRYKQSSGWQLFTGENLLKAHPVRNIIPYPQVKYNQFLYNNDIALVELEKPLTFSRNVSAVCLPKHPIQPRQICVMAGWGFSANGEVDLQKYLNFLPLPTLDSEKCNATSHYAGFITKDNICAGFTDTNKGPCYNDEGAPLMCETGGGSVRWEIQGLLSHHSRCSRGHPAIYSSVEPALSWLRNSVPALQTQS, from the exons ATGGCGGACGATGGTATAGATAATCCGGCGTTCGCCAACGAGGATGATTGCGCGACCGATTTGAAACAGGACAATGACCAACATCAAGTGACCTTGGACCAGGATCACAAGACGGAGGACGGTCCTGTGGAGAATGGGCATCATCGGACGCAATTTGTGTCGCAGCAATACGTGGAGGCCGGAAGGACCAGCCCTGATTCACATTACAGAACCGAGACAAAGATCGAGCTGCCCGACAGCAACGACAAGACCGTCGTCGAGCCGAAGATGAACGGCGTTCATGGGAATGGAAATAACAATGACGCTAGTTTCTTGAATAACAGCGCGACCAGCGTGCAGATCAATG ACactggaaaaaaggagcaaatcgAAGCCGTAAACTTGGAACTGGTCTCGATGAGGCCTTACGCGGGCAACAATCTACAGACAAAGGGTCAAGAGGCTTGCGAGGTGCCAGCTGATCCCTACGAAGAGTACTTCGTTCCAGTAAACGAGCATCGAAAGTACATCAG AGGCGAGAAACTTTATGTAACGAAGGACAAGAGATCAAGGAGTTCGTACTGGAGAAGGATGGCTTGCTGGGGATGTGGACTGATGGTTCTACTGGTAGCGGTCATCATTGCCATTTTGGCCGCAA CTGGAGTGATCCTAACGCAAGAAGCATCAGAACCCTTGGAAAATCTCCAGCAAACCAATTCCCGGCAATTTGGTGACGTACGAACCGCAGGAAGTCAAGAGTACGTGAAAGATCCGCCATCGAGTCCGCCACCTGCGACTTCAAGCTTCCCACCCTGGCCAACTACCGATGAAACCATTTACAACACCGTTCCAAGTGCCTTAGACGGTATATTAAAACTAGACGACTTCCATTGGGACAATGATTTCAGCAATCCAAAGTCGAGAGTGTACAGACAAGTCAGTTCAGAGATAGAAGAAAATTTGAGGAATATGTTACAACAGCCCCCAAACAATACAACAGTCATCAAGGTATACGACATAAACAGGGATGGTGAAGTGAGGTTTAGGATAAGCTATCCGTCACGTTCAATGCCCGAAGAAATGCAACAGCTGATCGAGCAAACGCTACAGAAGAGTGGCAACATAATTGGACAATATCATTTGAATAGTTTAAGAGTGAATAAATTGGTTGATCAGTGTCAGAGTGGAAATCTCCAGTGTTCAGAAAGGTGCGAATACGATTACTCTAAAGGTCTGTTTGTTTGCTCCTGTGGAGTTGGAAAGGTATTGGACAGTGATGAAAAGAACTGCATTGATGAAAATGATTTGAGTAATGTAGAAATGGATGATGAGATACCGGAATCTAATACGGAAGTGGTGCACGATTATGTTCAGGGAAGGAGTAGAGGCCCTGGTACTGTATTTGAACCTAGAAGGCCTGATAATTGGGATCATTTGGACTTCACTACCGAGTCAACGCATAATAGACATGCCTCACCGCAAGGTAATGAACATGAGTTTCATGTACAACCACATGATTCTTCGCCGGGACCAGAGCCTACACAGATGACTACGACAGAACAGAATCGTGAGTTTAATGGGGAATCTGATCCAATAAACTGGATGCATGATCATTCATCACATGGTCACTCGACTCCTGACCATTCAACACATGATCAATCAAATCATGATCATTCAGCACATGAGCATTCGGAATACGATTATTCTACTCATGATCATTCAGCACATGACCACTCGATACATGACCAATCAGAAGATGACCATTCGATGCGCGAATATTCGAGTGAGTACCCTACCGAACCAAAAATTGAACCAGAATCTAGTTCTAAACCGGAACCATCTGTAGAACCAGAACCTTCTGCGGAACCAGAACCTTCTGCGGAACCAGAACCTTCTGCGGAACCAGAACCATCTGCGGAACCTGAACCTTCTGCGGAACCTGAACCTTCTGCGGAACCAGAACCTTCTGCGGAACCAGAACCTTCTGCGGAACCAGAACCTTCTGCGGAACCAGAACCTTCTGCGGAACCAGAACCTTCTGCGGAACCAGAACCATCTGCGGAACCAGAACCTTCTGCGGAACCTGAACCTTCTGCGGAACCAGAACCTTCTGCGGAACCAGAACCTTCTGCGGAACCAGAACCTTCTGCGGAACCAGAACCTTCTGCGGAACCAGAACCTTCTGCGGAACCAGAACCTTCTGCGGAACCAGAACCTTCTGCGGAACCAGAACCTTCTGCGGAACCAGAACCTTCTGCGGAACCAGAACCTTCTGCGGAACCAGAACCTTCTGCGGAACCAGAACCTTCTGCGGAACCAGAACCTTCTGCGGAACCTGAACCTTCTACGGAACCTGAACCTTCTGCGGAACCTGAACCATCTGCTGAGCCTGAACCTTCTGCTGAGCTAAAGCCAAATGTTGAACCCGAATTTCCTGTTGAGCCAGAGCCTTCTACAGAGCCAGAACCATCTGCAGAGCCAGAGCCTTCTGTACAGCCAGAATCTACCTCCCAACCAGAATCTCCTGCAGAAGCAGAGCCTTCTTCTCAATCAGGGTCTCCTGCAGAACCAAAGTTTTCTTCTGAATCAGAGTCTTCTACGGAACCAATGCCTTCTTCTCAATCAGAGTCTCCTGCAGAAGCAGAACTTCCTTCTCAATCAGAGCCTCCTACAAAGCCAGAGCCTGCTGCAGAGCCAGAGTCCTCTTCCCAACCAGAGCCTGCTGCAGAGTCAGAGCCCTCTTCTCAACCAGAACCTTCTGCAGAACCAGAGCCCTCTTCTCAACCAGAACTTTCTGCAGAACCAGTTCTTTCTTCTGAACCAGAGTCTCCTGCGGTGACAGAATCTACTTCTCAAACAGAACCTCCCACTAAACCAAAGTCTACAACTAAATTAGAAGTAAACAATATGGAATCTCCTAACACAGAAACTATGGCCAATATTGAACCAGAGTCTTCTGCTGAATCCAAACCTTCAATTGAAGTGGAATCTTCCCTTAAACATCAGTCATCAGCTGAAGCAGAATCTTCAACTGAAGTAACACCAATTGCTGAACCAAACCCTACTAATGACTCAGAATCGTCAACAAAATCTGCAGTAACTGAACATCCTGTATTATCTTCTCAGCCAGATTTTACTGCCAGACCTGAAAAACTTGGAACTGAGACTGCTATAGAACATGAATCACCAATTTCATCATCCACAGAACCCGAATTTCCCGTCGATGAAAAGTCTCATCAAAATGTACCTATTATAGAACATTCTACCGAAATACAAAACACAATGAGGCCAATAGAGTCCGCAGAAGAAACTCCTGGTAAAACAGAATCCTCTACTGAATCTGCGACTATGAATAAAATGTCTGTTGAAACAATTACCGAATCAACTTACACTGAATTACCTAGTATGACGAAGGAAGCAGAATCTCCAGTTGAATTTTcgactacaatatctatgatcGAGAAAGAAATGGTAAATACTTTTACACCTAACGCTCCTATAAATATAGGGTCAGAAACTACAATATCAATGATGCCTGAAGTGACCACATTGCCAAGTAATGAGAAATCTGTCGATGAAATAGCAAGTAATGATACACCCTTACCAGTGATACCTTTGATGCCTGATACCGAAGAGGCTGTAATGTCAAATCATTCCGAGGATCACTTCGAATCAACTGTTACGACAATGGATACGACAATGGTGAAGGATgataataaagataaaataaCAACAATGACCTCTATTAAGATGGATATAGAAGAAACAGCGAAGGTTGAACACGGCACTGAGACTAACATGTCACAGGATGAAGCAACTGAAGCTACTACAATGAATATAAGTAAGGAGGAGTCTGAAATTATGAACTCTTCGTCCGAATCTAATTCCGTCTCCCTGTCTAGCACACAGTCCTCAGTTTCTGAGGAATTCACTCTAAAACCTGAAACGACTCCTCTTGTAGTAGATAACAAATTAGAAAACGTTACTGAAATAAATACCATCGTAGAGAACAGTACTACAGAAGCAAGTAACGAAGTACCTAAATCAATATTATCTGGCGAATCTTCAGTTGTGCCAGAATCACTTATGCATGAAACCAACGAAACTAACATCATTGAGCACATGCCAACGACTGTCTTTCCTAAATTACCAAAAAATTTTGGTCACAATGTAGAACCTTTGTTAGAACCTCTTAAAAACAATACAGGAGAGGAACACATTATGTTAATTCCAAAAACTGAATATACAGCAGAAATACATGATCCTCATGCGATAATTCCTCAACTAATTCCTGAACAAAGCGTCCAATCTTCTAATACATCCTCAAGCGGTGTTCCTGAAGGTTCAAttgtagaaaataaaattcaatcttCTACAGAAGCTATTCAAACAGTTCTACACCGTTCCACGATTCATCCTGAACAGAATGTAGTTTCTTCAGGCGATCCCCTTCGTTATGAAGACAATTTAGATCATTCAACCAATCATCCTCTGCATCCAGCAATGTTCCCTGAAAATGCAATCGAACAAACTACAGAGAAATTTGATCCAGCTTATGATAAACACGTAGATGATATGTCTCCCTTCTTGCCAGATAttcaaaaggaaaaagaagtgaAGAAAGCCCCCAGATTGGATAAAGATGAGCAGGATGTACCCAATCCTTTCGAAGGACACGTCGAAGATGTTGTTACTTACAAATCCACAGAACAAAGTATGAATGACACTAACGTGAAGGATTCTCTGAATGATGTTCACGTAGAAACACATGATGTCAAAATACCTGAAGAAcaggaaaaggaaaagaatagTGTGAAAAATGTGATGACTGGAAATGAAGTGGGTCGTGGTTTCAAGAGTGATGGTTTGGACGTTGTTGAAATTAATAACACGGAGTCTGGAATTCAAAATGGACTACATAATTATGATATTAATAAGCCAACTGAGGATGAAGAGTATGCTATAAATGAGAAGGAGAGTAGAGAAGGTTCCGAGGAAGATGAAGAGGCGTTAAGAGTAATACCATTGGAGGAACAGTTCAAGGAAACTGAAACCGCTGTGAATAATGCAGATAAGAATAAATCAGGAACCACAACAGAATCTAACGTAGTTACCACTATTCCAAcggaagaaaacgaaaaacaatcaAAAGATTCTATGAATAATGTTACTGCTTCTGAGAAACCTGAAGAAAACGCAGTAGAAGAtcaatataacgatataaacgATGATACTTTGTCTAAAGGGTATCAACAGGATGACTCGGATATACGAGGGAAAGTTAAGGATGAATCTGATAGATTAGTAACAAATGATGACGAGAAATCGTCCAAGATGACAGATATACCTTACACAAACGATAACATGAACGTTACAACGAATGATACCGAAAGTGTCCCAGATAACCATACAGAGGATGCTAAATTAACCACGCAAATACCAGTGTTACCATTGGAGATACAGCAAGAAATGTCTACAACTGAAAAAATCGAAAGCACAACTGTAACTGAAGAGAATCCTCGAAAAGACAATAATACAGAACATGAGAATAGCGTTCAGGTTAGTATGGAGGATACCACGACAGTTCAGGTACCGACAACTCACATGATGCCATTAGAAACCAAAACCACTGCTCAGGTACCAATATTGCCAGAAGAACTGCAAACTACTGAAAGTGACGTATTGTTAACCACCTCCACAATGAAGCCAGACGCTGAAGTGAAAACTagtgatttagaaaatgtacgtTCTAATAATATGGAAGTTGAACAGACGGACTCTTCAAAACCCAATACTGATGAGATGAATAATAATTCGGCTGAAGATTTGGTAACTAGTGGTGATGAAAAAGTGAATGTTCAGAATGGCACTGCAGTCGATCtgatgaccagtgcagtggaaCATGTAAACAACACAAGTATTAATAACACATTGTTAGAACCAAATATTTCAGTACTAGATAATACAAGTGAGGAAAATGTGACTACAATGAACGTAGAGAAAAATATGCAGAAGAATTTAACAGAAGATTCAACGGAAGTACATAAACAGACGTCTGAGAGTTCCAGTACGACAGAGGATATTAGACCAGTTACCGAGATATTGGAAGATGACACCGAACCTATAGGATTcgattataaaatacattttatcaCCACTACACCTAAGACTATGTTACCCAACTTGGATGCGGACGAATTGTCGGAAGAAAGCTTAAGAGTGATTCCATTGGAGAAGAGTTTGGAAGTGAAGAAGAAGTCAGTGGACAAGAAAGTTATTGATAAATACAAACACAAGAAAGAGAAGGAATTAAACTTGGAAGAGGACGAGGGTGAAAATATATCAACAGAGATTCCAGAATCGGCTACGGTATTCTCTACTGAAATACCACAAATATTTGCTGAAAAGGAAAAAGCTCAAGAAGAGAACCATACTGCGACTAATACAGACATCCACGTAGAAGAAAATTCTGCACCTGTTCCACAATTGAAGATCATCGAAACGACCAGCGGATCAAACCAAATAAATGTACAAACGTCCGAAACCTCTTCTAATGAAAAAGAGAGTCTGAATGACAAAACAAGCATAACAGTCCCAGACAGTTCAAAGAAGTATCCTAGCTTCATACCGGTTTCGGAGAAGATAGAAGAGCCAGAACCGGTTACAGAGCCATTCGTAGTTCTCCGAAACTTCAATTTCCATCGATCAGGCGTAGATTTTACAACAGAAAATCCAGTCATCAATGGACCATCTAACGAAGGCCATACAGCTATAGAACCAGGACAAGTGATTGAAATAAATGGAGAACCGAACCAGACAGGTTCACAGTCTTCAGTATTTCCTTCGAATCAATCGTCAATAGTGTCGACTGCACAGGAAGCAAATCACGTTGCGAAAGAGAGCATCGACACGACAGTTCCACCGTCCACGCAAACTAAATTACCGGATGCAGTTGTGGAAAGTACTAGCCATATCGATGTTTCTTTCCTCAATATCCCTCCAAGTACTGTTTTCTCGAAATGTACAACTGGCCAGTTCCAATGTGTCAATGGAACATCCAGGGATGGCGCATACTGCGTGAAACTATCAGCGAAATGCGACTCTGAGAATGATTGTTCCGATGGTTCGGATGAATTAAATTGTAAGGAGGAAGGTTGTCCAGGAAACTTTCAGTGCGCAAGCGGTCAATGTCTAAAGCGAGACCTGGTGTGCAATAAAATTGTCGACTGTGATGATGGAAGTGATGAAAAGAATTGCGAAGAATGGAAGTGTCAATTCGATGAATTTAGATGTCCCAGTG GAAGATGCATCCCAGGCATCTGGCAATGCGATGGTCGACCAGACTGCGAGGATCACCGAGATGAATACAATTGTGCCGAAAGTTGTGGAAACGACGAGTATCTTTGCCCAACAGAAAAATGGTGCATACCATTAACGTGGCACTGCAACGGGATTAGAGAATGTGCTAATGGAGAGGACGAAAAATTATGCGATTGCGCTCTTGATCAGTTCAAGTGTCAAACAGGCGGATGTGTGCCTGAAAATCAAGTCTGTGATGGGATAGAACATTGTCCTGATCATTCTGACGAATGGAACTGTTTAATGACAAATATGACTATGGAGAAAAAGTCATCAGATGGACAAGGAGAAGATAACATCGAGAATAGTGGTGTTCAGGAATTTGGTGGAAgttctttattaaaaataag ACAATACAACGATGAGTATCGTCTTGTGTGCTCCGACGGATGGAGCGAAGAATTTAGCAACTCTTACTGCCGATCTCTAGGATTTGCTGGTTCTGAGAGCACAGAGCTCCAGACATGGGATAAAATCCAGAAGATACTCAGACTAAAGTTGAATCCTAACCATCGTGCGCCATTAGTCACAAATTTGGAACAAGTGGAATTCTGCATCTCCGACAAGGTCGTGCAGATATCTTGCCAAGAATTTTCTTGCGGTTCTGACTATGGCGAAGGACCAACTGCCAGATTGGTTGGCGGAACACCAGCCAGCGAAGGACAATGGTCCAGCGTGGCCTTGCTAAAGGAACCTAAACACGGTGCTGCTTGCACGGCAAGCATATTGGGACCTATGCATGTGCTTGCCAGTTATTCCTGTATTCACAG atATAAGCAAAGTAGTGGGTGGCAACTTTTCACCGGTGAAAACCTATTAAAAGCACATCCCGTGAGGAACATCATTCCCTACCCGCAAGTGAAATACAATCAATTTTTATACAACAATGATATCGCGTTAGTTGAGCTCGAGAAGCCTCTAACTTTCTCAAGGAACGTTAGCGCCGTTTGTCTTCCGAAACATCCTATTCAA ccGAGACAGATATGCGTCATGGCAGGATGGGGATTCTCTGCGAATGGCGAAGTggatttacaaaaatatttgaacttCCTACCATTGCCAACGTTAGACTCTGAGAAGTGCAATGCAACTAGCCATTATGCAGGGTTCATCACAAAGGACAATATATGTGCTGGATTTACTGATACGAATAAAGGACCTTGCTAC AACGACGAAGGAGCACCTCTAATGTGTGAAACTGGCGGAGGATCGGTCAGATGGGAAATTCAAGGGCTACTGAGTCACCATAGCAGATGTTCGAGAGGTCATCCGGCAATTTACTCTAGCGTGGAACCAGCATTATCTTGGTTACGAAACTCCGTACCCGCTTTGCAAACGCAAAGTTAA